Proteins from a single region of Amycolatopsis sp. CA-230715:
- a CDS encoding ParB/RepB/Spo0J family partition protein: MSEPKAETADPEERAVNRLPGFSRGAGLDAPERVPITALRPADSPRLSGEVPDHVTALSESVIELPPIVVHRPTMRVVDGMHRLRAAGLRGDTEISVRYFDGTEEAAFLLAVTLNIEHGLPLSLADREAAASRVIEAHAHWSNRRIALAVGLSDKTIATIRKRAPAGTGDTARRIGKDGRARPLNSAEGRKRAGDLFAANPDLTIREVSALAGISVGTTADVLKRLRLGKDPVPPKQRGEPGAAEPAPEASDRLAHLTSSLRVLRADPSLRYSDQGRALLRRLEAQAMGPEQWNELAASVPQHCRDAVVDLAHACAAVWGEFAERLTADRPRPDTRVRQRAKPAGVKGYPNSA, translated from the coding sequence ATGAGCGAGCCGAAGGCCGAAACGGCCGATCCCGAGGAACGAGCGGTGAACCGCCTGCCGGGTTTCTCCCGGGGAGCGGGTCTTGACGCACCCGAACGCGTGCCGATCACAGCACTGCGGCCAGCCGATTCACCGCGCCTCTCCGGAGAGGTGCCGGACCACGTGACTGCCCTGTCGGAATCGGTGATCGAGCTTCCGCCCATCGTGGTGCACCGGCCGACGATGCGGGTTGTCGATGGAATGCACCGGCTCCGGGCGGCGGGTCTGCGCGGCGACACCGAGATCTCGGTCCGCTACTTCGACGGCACCGAGGAGGCCGCGTTCCTGTTGGCGGTGACGCTGAACATCGAGCACGGCCTGCCGCTGTCGCTGGCGGACCGAGAGGCGGCCGCTTCCCGGGTCATCGAAGCACACGCGCACTGGTCGAACCGGCGGATCGCGCTCGCGGTCGGCTTGTCCGACAAGACCATCGCCACGATCCGCAAACGGGCGCCGGCCGGGACCGGCGACACGGCGCGGCGAATCGGAAAGGACGGCAGGGCTCGACCGCTGAACAGCGCCGAGGGCCGCAAACGGGCAGGGGATCTCTTCGCGGCCAATCCGGATCTGACCATCCGCGAGGTGTCCGCGCTCGCGGGAATCTCGGTGGGCACCACCGCGGACGTGCTCAAACGCCTTCGGCTGGGAAAAGACCCGGTCCCGCCGAAGCAGCGCGGTGAGCCGGGTGCGGCCGAACCGGCACCGGAGGCCAGCGACCGGCTCGCGCATCTCACGTCGAGCCTTCGCGTTCTGCGGGCCGATCCGTCGCTCCGGTACAGCGACCAAGGCCGCGCGCTGCTACGGCGGCTCGAGGCGCAGGCGATGGGCCCCGAGCAGTGGAACGAACTGGCCGCCAGCGTCCCACAGCACTGCAGGGACGCGGTGGTGGACCTGGCCCATGCCTGTGCCGCCGTGTGGGGCGAGTTCGCCGAACGGCTCACGGCTGACCGGCCGCGACCGGACACCAGGGTGCGACAGCGCGCGAAACCCGCTGGAGTCAAGGGGTATCCGAACTCCGCTTGA